In Juglans microcarpa x Juglans regia isolate MS1-56 chromosome 8D, Jm3101_v1.0, whole genome shotgun sequence, the following are encoded in one genomic region:
- the LOC121243224 gene encoding uncharacterized protein LOC121243224 isoform X1: MRTNNDVPPSTIHVPSSTIASTTVVLKKDNSSEAAASGFFGKSRPYKFWALAAILLLAFWSMFTGSVTLKWSTGDLTRFTGDTDSLIHEDLDILEVEERQKVVRHMWDVYTQSKSIRLPKFWQEAFEAAYELLVSETPGVRDAALTEIAKMSMSSISLHPLPGHSQSTKRSRKSPKQVEEVKEEITIGSSESSR; this comes from the exons ATGAGAACGAACAACGACGTTCCACCGTCAACCATTCATGTTCCTTCCTCAACCATAGCCAGTACTACGGTGGTACTCAAGAAAGACAACTCCTCGGAAGCAGCTGCTTCTGGATTCTTCGGTAAGAGCCGTCCGTACAAGTTTTGGGCCTTGGCCGCCATTCTTCTACTTGCTTTCTGGTCCATGTTCACCGGCTCAGTCACTCTCAAGTGGTCCACCGGTGACCTCACCCGCTTTACCGGAGACACCGACTCTCTGATCCACGAAGATCTTGACATTCTG GAAGTGGAGGAGAGACAGAAGGTGGTGAGGCACATGTGGGATGTGTACACGCAAAGCAAGAGTATCAGACTTCCTAAGTTTTGGCAGGAGGCTTTTGAGGCTGCTTACGAGCTTTTGGTGAGTGAGACTCCCGGCGTCCGCGACGCTGCCCTTACCGAGATTGCTAAGATGTCTATGAGCTCCATCAGCCTCCACCCACTTCCTGGTCACTCACAG AGTACTAAACGATCAAGAAAGAGCCCCAAGCAAGTAGAAGAGGTAAAAGAAGAAATTACAATTGGGAGTAGTGAGAGTAGCCGATAA
- the LOC121243224 gene encoding uncharacterized protein LOC121243224 isoform X2 — MRTNNDVPPSTIHVPSSTIASTTVVLKKDNSSEAAASGFFGKSRPYKFWALAAILLLAFWSMFTGSVTLKWSTGDLTRFTGDTDSLIHEDLDILEVEERQKVVRHMWDVYTQSKSIRLPKFWQEAFEAAYELLVSETPGVRDAALTEIAKMSMSSISLHPLPGHSQNIGYGISKSYLK, encoded by the exons ATGAGAACGAACAACGACGTTCCACCGTCAACCATTCATGTTCCTTCCTCAACCATAGCCAGTACTACGGTGGTACTCAAGAAAGACAACTCCTCGGAAGCAGCTGCTTCTGGATTCTTCGGTAAGAGCCGTCCGTACAAGTTTTGGGCCTTGGCCGCCATTCTTCTACTTGCTTTCTGGTCCATGTTCACCGGCTCAGTCACTCTCAAGTGGTCCACCGGTGACCTCACCCGCTTTACCGGAGACACCGACTCTCTGATCCACGAAGATCTTGACATTCTG GAAGTGGAGGAGAGACAGAAGGTGGTGAGGCACATGTGGGATGTGTACACGCAAAGCAAGAGTATCAGACTTCCTAAGTTTTGGCAGGAGGCTTTTGAGGCTGCTTACGAGCTTTTGGTGAGTGAGACTCCCGGCGTCCGCGACGCTGCCCTTACCGAGATTGCTAAGATGTCTATGAGCTCCATCAGCCTCCACCCACTTCCTGGTCACTCACAG AACATAGGCTATGGCATATCCAAGTCTTACTTGAAATGA
- the LOC121243580 gene encoding protein ESSENTIAL FOR POTEXVIRUS ACCUMULATION 1-like, with product MADRTDSDSRHHLSVTPPQQISKDVLGSENTIPLSPQWLLPKSGESKPGIGVLENHFSQHPAYGNRSDIVKSSGNGDEIHEIHKKKDVFRTSLLDMEAGRRDRWRDEERDTNSSMRKDRWRDGDKDLGDNRRTDRWVENSSSRHIGEVRRVSSERWSDSSNRDTNYEQRRESKWNTRWGPDDKETEGVREKWTDSGRDGDVHLDKGLSHVANQGKDEREGDHYRPWRPSSLQSRGRGEPHHQTVMSGKQVSTFSYGRGRGETTPPTFSLGRGRVSYGGGSLSMHSLGSGGDRVESGHGEPYHLRYSRTKLLEVYRLTDTSSCEKLVDGFLQVHSLTQDQSLEPLALWAPTSEETAVMKGIDKGDIVSSGAPQISKDGRTSTDVTQSRRTKPGSKENFPNALDDYKEESADNSRGGSENISEGPSYERHTLYHVSNSKTEILRDHKSFSDNKFRAEASREYDSFSKTEDVPINRESSLPGNPSIAATAWQFPSQGERSHNVLHDGRSRSSELGWSDPPKELNNERERKLANLSENKDKSKWQTIEDPILQRQPSGVMEMEQETRKSPQPSPEDLTMFYKDPQGRIQGPFIGSDIISWFEGGYFGLDLPVCPSPNDMPWLPLGDVMPHLRAKAGPPPGFNLPKQNEFADASGRPNFGGFGKLQTGLTELDVLRSEPRQRHGSMTEAENRFLESLMSGNNMSSSTLEKLASSEGMQGYIGSNSSVMPPSGVDSGNNLYLLAKRMALEQQRSLSNPYPYWPGRDAASLVSKSDIVPDSTAPQSKLLSSINDNPCQPLHSQNADFLSLQGISDRSTSGVNNGLPGWSNFQIQSGTDPLQNKIDFHHDPNFPSQAPFGIQQQWLQSQNQPPLTNPVAQAIDNPSSIFTPEKLMSSGLAQDPQLLDMLQQQYLLQLHSQAVQTQQMSMFDKLLLLKQQQKQEEQQQLLRQQQLLSQRLSEHQPHQRFGDPSFGQIQAAAIPSGNASIDPPRLQPSHELFQIGSQVPIPIMQDQHNTNFVKLPPQVNQDVNYSVCSEASLLHLPQQLFGNIAHKETWGATVPEETGDTHQKESSLTPSFAENSHFEMMNRAVELPQRLQKPVSDSELHSPRDVEQTSDNSLRADRTVVVATAESTLESMSIPVDLLSLGTCNSKVPVPEHSSDVKAQPCVLLEEQQVESKRGTIEPSMVTEVKNVEVHEQRKASEKKPKKQKSSKSHTSSDQAKEVPKDSSLLQLKKSVIEKQSIETDVSSGDARYGTSLQKTRDNRGHKSGITTTEHVESQQVQSFVSAIASSDDIETVEVKSDLGVLGSVSMQNSQTHTGQRAWKPAPGLKPKSLLEIQQEEQRKSQTGMVVSEITSSVNSMSLSTPWAGVVANPDSKISRETHRDAGNTELSLGKPVASVIPKSEKSHLHDLLAEEVLEKSNERDGDVPDSISIRANPQVMTTHSESIDDDNFIEAKDTKKSRKKSAKAKGAGAKVLISVTSAEASIGLSPIEKGKSSRPIQQEKEVLPAIPSGPSLGDFVLWKGESGNSSPSPAWSTESGKLPKPTSLRDILKEQEKKVSAHNPNQISTPPKPQPTQATRTSGPSWSLSASSPAKASSPIQVNSHPSKYKGDDDLFWGPIDQSKQETKQVDFQFPHLASQGTRIMKTTPVKGTSSGSFGRQKSVGGKSAERSLSSSPASALKGKRDFMTNHSEATDFRDWCQSECLRLLGTKDMSFLEFCSKQSRSEAEMFLIENLGSYDPDHEFIDKFLNYKELLPADVLEIAFQSRNDKVTGFGAVDVNSGNAVAGDIDRDTAVGPDGSSKGAGKKGKKGKKVSPSVLGFNVVSNRIMMGEIQTLED from the exons ATGGCCGACCGCACCGACTCCGATTCCCGCCACCACCTCTCCGTCACGCCACCCCAGCAGATCTCCAAAG ATGTTCTAGGGTCTGAAAATACTATTCCACTTTCACCACAGTGGCTTCTGCCAAAGTCAGGGGAGAGTAAGCCTGGAATAGGGGTTCTG gaAAATCATTTCAGCCAGCATCCAGCTTATGGCAATCGCTCAGATATTGTGAAGTCATCTGGAAATGGAGATGAGATCCATGAAATCCATAAGAAAAAGGATGTTTTCAGGACTTCCCTGCTTGATATGGAAGCTGGTCGTCGTGACCGCTGGCGTGATGAAGAAAGGGACACTAATTCCTCCATGCGCAAAGATCGTTGGAGGGATGGAGACAAAGACCTTGGTGACAATCGCAGGACAGACCGTTGGGTAGAAAATTCATCCTCTAGACACATTGGAGAAGTGCGTCGTGTTTCGTCTGAGCGGTGGTCTGACTCAAGTAACAGGGACACTAATTATGAACAACGGCGCGAGAGCAAATGGAACACGCGCTGGGGGCCAGATGATAAGGAAACTGAAGGCGTGCGCGAGAAGTGGACCGACTCTGGCAGAGATGGTGATGTGCATCTTGATAAGGGGTTGTCTCATGTTGCCAATCAAGGAAAGGATGAGAGGGAGGGGGATCATTATCGGCCATGGAGACCTAGCTCCCTGCAAAGCCGAGGACGGGGAGAGCCTCATCACCAAACTGTAATGTCAGGCAAACAAGTTTCGACATTTTCTTATGGCCGTGGGCGTGGGGAAACTACACCTCCAACCTTTTCTCTAGGACGTGGACGGGTAAGCTATGGTGGCGGCTCTTTGAGCATGCATTCTCTAGGAAGTGGGGGAGATAGGGTTGAGAGTGGCCATGGGGAGCCTTACCATTTAAGATATAGTAGGACAAAGTTGCTTGAGGTATACCGATTGACTGATACGAGTTCTTGTGAAAAATTGGTTGATGGGTTTTTGCAAGTTCATTCTCTTACACAAGATCAATCATTAGAGCCCTTGGCACTATGGGCTCCAACTTCCGAAGAAACG GCTGTTATGAAGGGAATTGACAAAGGGGATATAGTAAGTAGTGGTGCACCACAGATATCTAAAGACGGAAGGACCTCAACAGATGTTACACAGTCGAGGCGAACCAAGCCTG GCTCTAAGGAAAATTTTCCGAATGCTTTGGATGATTATAAGGAGGAAAGTGCTGACAATTCAAGAGGTGGTTCTGAGAATATTTCAGAAGGCCCTTCCTATGAGAGGCACACACTCTATCACGTGTCCAACTCGAAAACGGAAATTTTGAGGGATCATAAGTCATTCTCAGATAACAAGTTTAGAGCCGAAG CTTCCAGAGAGTACGATTCTTTTAGCAAGACTGAAGACGTGCCCATTAATAGGGAATCAAGTCTCCCAGGAAATCCGTCCATTGCTGCCACTGCATGGCAATTTCCTTCCCAGGGAGAACGTTCACATAACGTGTTGCATGATGGAAGGTCAAGGTCCTCGGAACTGGGCTGGTCAGATCCACCGAAGGAACTAAATAATGAGCGGGAACGTAAATTGGCTAACCTATCAGAAAACAAAGACAAGAGTAAGTGGCAAACCATTGAGGATCCCATTCTTCAGAGGCAACCATCTGGAGTTATGGAGATGGAACAGGAAACCAGGAAATCTCCACAGCCTTCTCCAGAGGACTTAACGATGTTCTATAAAGATCCACAAGGAAGAATTCAAGGCCCTTTTATTGGGAGTGACATTATTTCATGGTTTGAGGGTGGATATTTTGGCTTAGATTTGCCAGTCTGCCCAAGTCCAAATGACATGCCTTGGTTGCCACTTGGTGATGTTATGCCCCATTTACGAGCTAAAGCTGGGCCTCCACCTGGATTTAATTTACCAAAACAGAATGAATTTGCAGATGCATCTGGCCGGCCTAATTTCGGTGGCTTTGGGAAGCTTCAAACTGGCTTAACCGAGCTTGATGTTCTAAGGAGCGAACCCAGGCAGAGACATGGTTCAATGACAGAAGCCGAGAATAGATTTTTGGAGTCACTGATGTCTGGTAATAATATGAGCAGTTCAACACTGGAGAAGCTTGCTTCTTCTGAAG GTATGCAAGGATATATTGGAAGTAATTCTAGTGTGATGCCCCCGTCAGGAGTAGATAGTGGAAACAACCTTTACCTACTGGCGAAGAGAATGGCCCTTGAACAGCAGAGGTCCTTATCCAATCCTTATCCATATTGGCCTGGAAGAGATGCTGCATCGTTGGTTTCAAAGTCTGATATTGTACCAGATTCCACAGCTCCACAGTCAAAGCTTCTATCTTCAATAAATGACAATCCTTGTCAACCTCTTCATTCTCAAAATGCTGACTTCTTGTCCCTCCAAGGAATATCTGACAGGTCAACCTCTGGTGTAAATAATGGTCTTCCTGGTTGGTCAAACTTTCAAATCCAAAGTGGAACAGATCCACTTCAGAACAAGATTGATTTCCATCATGATCCTAATTTCCCTTCCCAAGCCCCATTTGGGATCCAACAACAGTGGCTGCAATCACAAAACCAACCGCCTTTGACAAATCCTGTTGCTCAAGCTATAGATAATCCATCTAGCATTTTTACACCTGAAAAGTTAATGTCATCTGGCTTAGCACAAGATCCACAATTATTAGATATGCTACAACAACAGTATTTGTTGCAGTTACATTCGCAGGCAGTTCAAACACAGCAGATGTCAATGTTTGATAAACTCTTGTTGCTTAAGCAGCAACAGAAACAGGAGGAGCAGCAACAGTTATTAAGGCAACAACAGCTGCTTTCTCAAAGGCTGTCAGAGCATCAACCTCACCAGCGATTTGGTGATCCATCTTTTGGACAGATACAGGCAGCTGCAATACCGTCAGGGAATGCATCTATAGATCCTCCTCGGCTTCAGCCCTCACATGAGCTGTTTCAGATTGGTTCACAGGTTCCAATTCCCATTATGCAAGATCAGCATAATACAAACTTTGTGAAATTGCCCCCACAAGTTAACCAGGATGTCAATTATAGTGTATGTTCTGAAGCCTCTTTGTTGCATCTGCCTCAACAATTATTTGGGAACATCGCCCATAAGGAAACTTGGGGTGCTACCGTTCCAGAAGAAACTGGCGATACCCATCAGAAAGAATCATCCCTGACACCATCTTTTGCTGAAAACTCCCATTTCGAGATGATGAACAGAGCTGTGGAGCTGCCTCAGCGTTTGCAGAAACCTGTCTCTGATTCTGAATTACATTCTCCTAGAGATGTGGAGCAGACATCAGACAACAGTTTGAGGGCTGATAGAACTGTTGTGGTTGCGACTGCTGAAAGTACTTTGGAATCTATGTCCATTCCTGTTGATTTGTTATCATTAGGAACATGTAACAGTAAAGTGCCTGTGCCTGAGCATTCCAGTGATGTAAAGGCTCAACCTTGTGTTTTGCTCGAAGAACAGCAAGTTGAAAGCAAAAGGGGCACCATTGAGCCCTCCATGGTGACAGAAGTTAAGAACGTTGAAGTACATGAACAAAGAAAAGCTTCTGAGAAGAAGCCCAAGAAGCAAAAATCTTCTAAATCACACACCTCTTCTGACCAGGCAAAAGAAGTACCTAAGGATTCATCTTTGCTGCAATTAAAGAAATCTGTAATTGAAAAGCAGAGCATTGAGACAGATGTCAGTTCTGGAGATGCACGATATGGAACCTCTTTGCAGAAGACAAGAGATAACAGAGGCCATAAATCTGGAATTACTACTACGGAACATGTGGAGTCCCAACAGGTTCAAAGCTTTGTATCTGCAATAGCTTCATCAGATGACATTGAAACTGTTGAAGTCAAGAGTGACTTGGGAGTACTTGGGTCAGTCTCAATGCAGAATAGCCAAACACATACTGGACAACGAGCTTGGAAACCTGCTCCTGGTTTGAAGCCCAAGTCATTGTTGGAAATTCAACAGGAAGAACAAAGGAAGTCACAGACAGGAATGGTGGTATCTGAGATCACCAGCTCTGTCAACTCCATGAGTTTGTCAACTCCTTGGGCGGGAGTTGTGGCCAATCCTGACTCAAAAATATCTAGGGAAACTCACAGAGATGCAGGAAATACTGAGTTAAGTCTAGGGAAACCTGTAGCTTCTGTGATTCCAAAGAGCGAGAAGAGCCATTTACATGACCTATTGGCAGAAGAAGTTTTGGAGAAGTCTAATGAACGAGATGGTGATGTCCCTGACAGTATATCTATTAGGGCAAACCCACAAGTTATGACCACCCATTCAGAATCTATAGATGATGATAACTTTATTGAGGCTAAAGACACAAAAAAGAGTCGAAAAAAATCAGCAAAAGCCAAGGGTGCTGGAGCTAAGGTCTTGATATCCGTTACTTCTGCCGAGGCTTCTATTGGTTTGAGTCCCATTGAGAAAGGGAAAAGCTCTCGTCCTATACAGCAAGAGAAGGAAGTGTTGCCTGCAATTCCATCTGGGCCTTCTCTTGGAGACTTTGTTCTTTGGAAGGGAGAGTCAGGTAACTCTTCCCCTTCTCCAGCATGGTCTACTGAATCAGGGAAGCTTCCGAAACCTACATCTTTACGGGACATATTAAAGGAGCAGGAGAAAAAGGTATCTGCCCACAATCCAAACCAGATTTCAACTCCTCCGAAACCCCAGCCAACTCAGGCTACCCGAACCAGTGGGCCTTCGTGGTCACTTTCTGCATCTTCTCCTGCCAAGGCTTCATCTCCAATCCAGGTCAATTCTCACCCGTCAAAATATAAAGGAGATGATGACCTATTCTGGGGCCCAATTGATCAATCAAAGCAAGAAACTAAGCA GGTGGATTTCCAATTCCCTCACCTTGCAAGCCAGGGCACTAGGATAATGAAAACCACTCCCGTCAAAGGAACTTCATCTGGATCATTTGGCCGACAAAAATCAGTTGGTGGCAAATCTGCTGAGCGATCTCTTTCATCTTCACCTGCCTCTGCCCTGAAAGGGAAAAGAGATTTCATGACCAATCATTCAG AGGCCACAGACTTCAGAGATTGGTGCCAGAGTGAGTGTCTCAGGCTTCTTGGGACCAAAG ATATGAGTTTCCTTGAATTTTGCTCGAAGCAGTCCAGATCAGAGGCTGAGATGTTTTTGATAGAGAACCTTGGATCATATGATCCCGATCACGAGTTCATTGACAAATTCCTCAACTACAAGGAGTTGTTACCAGCTGATGTCCTTGAAATTGCATTTCAAAGTCGGAACGACAAGGTCACTGGATTTGGTGCTGTAGATGTGAATTCTGGCAATGCAGTTGCCGGGGACATTGATCGAGATACTGCAGTGGGACCTGATGGGTCCTCAAAAGGGGCAGGAAAGAAggggaagaaaggaaagaaggTTAGCCCTTCGGTTTTGGGATTTAATGTTGTCAGTAACCGGATCATGATGGGTGAGATTCAGACCCTTGAAGATTAG